In a single window of the Anaerotruncus rubiinfantis genome:
- a CDS encoding efflux RND transporter permease subunit, with product MNLTKLTLKRPVSVILVVLALVVFGIGSIFTSPIELTPDMEMPMLIVATTYPGAGPEDVEKLVTKEIESAVSTLSGVKNVQSVSQENMSMVVLEMEYGTDMNVAHADLQQKVTTYASFLPDDASDPIIIEMDINAMPTVMLSATATGDLNLLNYIDENIVPEFEKLSGVASVDVYGGQQDYISVQLMDDRMKQYGLDMSSVVSVLSTADFSIPSGTAERGSQDLTIKSGVRYTSADSLKNVPIPLRNGNVIHLSDVATVFETTKKAESLSRYNGNETLTLSVTKRQSASTLDVSKSVLRQMDQINRDELGVKLEVINDSSEQIVDAVSTVASTLVLGVLLSMFVLFLFFGDFKASLIVGSSMPVSLLFTFVLMKMMGFSINLLSLGGLVIGVGMMVDNSIVVLESCFRQRAGQQSYRTAALEGAKFVTSSIIASTITTIVVFLPISLMEGMSGQLFKQLGFTIIFSLTASLICALMVIPLAFTFFKPKEKTEAPVSKLVRKTEIAYGNLMRRLLRYKKSVVAFSLLLLVGSVALIPLLNIELIPSIDQGTVSVSVEAKPGLKLEEINKLIFSMEDMVKNHPDVERYTMTSGGGGMSSMMGGGGSASFTAYLRSDREMTTNEIVEEWRRQTRNLINCEVSVSSSSGMSSMMSGGSSAQISLQGNDYDQIKAASKQVEAMMYENPGVVKVSSTITQGNPQAEIMVDPLLAAGVGMTPQQVAGTLNMVLSGKEAFTLSSNGEEYSVRVEYPEGRYQTVDDLAGLVLTSPTGKQVPLMDIATIYYSDSPQLIQRKNNQYIVTVTGDLSEATKFTAKDEITKAAATMSFPRGVSLAKSDMDVRMVEEFTSLLTAIAAAVLLVFLVMAMQFESPRFSLMVMICIPFSLVGSFGLMFLSGVTLSMPSLMGFLMLVGIVVNNGILFVDTTNQYRASMDIETALVMAGRSRLRPILMTTLTTVLSMVPMAFNLGNGTEIMQGMAIVIIGGLCASTLLTLLLLPTFYLIFARKKAKKDRDPEPEQQIADEGLMY from the coding sequence ATGAATTTGACAAAACTGACCCTGAAACGTCCGGTATCAGTCATTCTGGTAGTGCTTGCACTCGTCGTTTTCGGTATCGGATCGATCTTCACTTCCCCCATTGAGCTGACCCCGGACATGGAGATGCCGATGCTGATCGTCGCCACAACCTATCCTGGCGCGGGCCCGGAGGATGTGGAAAAGCTTGTCACCAAAGAGATTGAAAGCGCTGTCTCCACCCTGAGCGGTGTCAAAAACGTACAGTCGGTTTCCCAGGAAAACATGTCAATGGTTGTGCTCGAGATGGAGTACGGAACCGATATGAACGTCGCGCACGCCGACCTGCAGCAGAAGGTCACCACCTATGCAAGTTTTCTGCCGGACGACGCCAGCGACCCGATCATCATCGAGATGGACATCAACGCGATGCCCACCGTCATGCTCTCGGCCACCGCGACCGGCGATTTGAACCTGTTAAACTATATCGATGAAAATATCGTCCCGGAATTTGAAAAGCTTTCCGGCGTGGCAAGTGTCGATGTCTACGGAGGCCAGCAGGACTACATCAGCGTCCAGCTGATGGACGACCGTATGAAACAGTATGGCCTTGATATGTCCTCGGTGGTCAGCGTCCTTTCCACCGCCGACTTTTCGATCCCATCCGGCACCGCCGAACGCGGCAGTCAGGACCTCACCATCAAAAGCGGCGTACGCTACACCTCGGCGGACAGCCTCAAAAACGTTCCGATTCCGCTGCGCAACGGCAATGTCATCCACCTTTCGGATGTGGCAACCGTCTTTGAAACCACCAAAAAAGCCGAATCACTCAGCCGCTACAACGGCAATGAGACCCTCACTCTGAGCGTCACAAAACGTCAGAGCGCCAGTACGCTGGACGTTTCCAAGTCGGTCTTGCGCCAGATGGATCAGATCAACCGCGACGAGCTCGGTGTGAAGCTCGAGGTGATCAACGATTCGAGCGAGCAGATCGTGGATGCGGTTTCCACAGTCGCGAGCACCCTCGTCCTGGGCGTTCTGCTTTCGATGTTCGTGCTCTTCCTTTTCTTCGGGGATTTCAAAGCTTCGCTCATCGTCGGCAGTTCAATGCCGGTTTCGCTGCTCTTCACTTTTGTGCTGATGAAGATGATGGGCTTCTCGATCAATCTGCTTTCGCTCGGCGGGCTGGTCATCGGCGTCGGTATGATGGTCGATAACTCGATCGTTGTGCTCGAAAGCTGCTTCAGGCAGCGCGCCGGCCAGCAGTCCTACCGCACCGCCGCGCTTGAAGGCGCCAAATTCGTCACCAGTTCGATCATCGCTTCGACCATCACGACCATCGTCGTTTTCCTTCCGATCAGCCTGATGGAAGGGATGAGCGGCCAGCTCTTTAAACAGCTCGGCTTCACAATCATCTTCTCGCTGACCGCGTCGCTCATCTGCGCACTGATGGTCATTCCGCTCGCCTTCACCTTCTTTAAACCGAAGGAAAAGACCGAAGCGCCAGTCTCCAAACTGGTGCGCAAAACCGAAATTGCCTATGGCAACCTGATGCGGCGGCTGCTGCGTTATAAAAAATCTGTGGTTGCCTTCTCACTTTTGCTTCTGGTCGGCTCAGTCGCCCTGATCCCGCTGCTCAACATCGAGCTGATCCCATCGATTGACCAGGGCACGGTTTCGGTTTCGGTCGAAGCCAAACCCGGCCTCAAGCTGGAAGAGATCAACAAACTGATCTTCAGCATGGAGGACATGGTCAAAAACCATCCGGATGTTGAACGCTATACCATGACTTCGGGCGGCGGCGGTATGAGTTCTATGATGGGCGGCGGCGGAAGCGCTTCCTTCACCGCATACCTGCGCAGCGACCGTGAAATGACCACCAATGAAATTGTCGAGGAGTGGCGCCGCCAGACCAGAAATCTGATCAACTGCGAAGTGTCCGTATCATCTTCGAGCGGCATGAGCTCAATGATGTCCGGCGGCTCAAGCGCACAGATCAGTCTGCAGGGAAATGATTACGATCAGATCAAGGCCGCTTCCAAGCAGGTGGAAGCCATGATGTATGAAAATCCCGGCGTGGTCAAGGTTTCCTCGACCATTACGCAGGGCAATCCGCAGGCGGAAATCATGGTTGACCCGCTTCTGGCAGCCGGCGTGGGTATGACCCCGCAGCAGGTCGCGGGCACTTTGAACATGGTGCTTAGCGGCAAGGAAGCTTTCACATTATCCTCAAACGGCGAAGAATACAGTGTGCGGGTGGAATATCCGGAAGGTCGTTACCAAACGGTCGACGATCTGGCCGGTCTTGTGCTCACCAGCCCCACCGGCAAACAGGTTCCGCTCATGGATATCGCGACGATTTACTATTCCGACAGCCCGCAGCTGATCCAGCGGAAAAATAACCAGTATATTGTCACTGTGACCGGCGATCTATCTGAGGCTACCAAATTCACTGCCAAAGATGAGATCACCAAAGCCGCAGCCACAATGAGTTTCCCTCGCGGCGTTTCGCTTGCCAAAAGCGATATGGACGTGCGCATGGTCGAAGAGTTCACCTCCCTGCTCACTGCAATTGCCGCCGCCGTACTGCTCGTCTTCCTTGTGATGGCAATGCAGTTTGAATCCCCGCGGTTCTCGCTCATGGTTATGATTTGTATCCCATTCAGCCTTGTCGGTTCGTTCGGGCTGATGTTCCTGTCCGGCGTGACGCTCAGTATGCCTTCCCTCATGGGCTTCCTCATGCTGGTCGGTATCGTGGTCAACAACGGCATCCTGTTTGTTGATACCACCAACCAGTACCGCGCCAGCATGGATATCGAAACCGCACTGGTCATGGCCGGCCGAAGCCGTCTGCGTCCGATCCTGATGACCACTCTGACCACCGTACTTTCGATGGTTCCAATGGCCTTCAACCTCGGCAACGGGACTGAGATCATGCAGGGCATGGCGATTGTCATCATCGGCGGTCTGTGTGCGTCAACCCTGCTGACCCTGCTGCTGCTTCCGACCTTCTATCTTATCTTTGCACGCAAAAAAGCAAAAAAAGACCGCGATCCAGAGCCAGAGCAGCAGATCGCTGACGAAGGGCTCATGTATTAA
- a CDS encoding efflux RND transporter periplasmic adaptor subunit codes for MSKRKKIVVSICCVAAAGVVGLGAYRIVSRGETAPVSAQPSQVIVQAQLPQSGEISHSTEFIGTVEPDEVVTVTPKVSGTVLKTYFEVGDTVKKGDLLYELDPVDIQLSLTAAEAQLEANRISAEVGLGSGYDAQIIQAKSSLDAAQKAYNTARANLKDWDDANDDSLRMLEKEITKLETAINSETDPAKLEELEKQLSLAKANYNERDDDDDPNHRALRTAFTNAQISYNAAKDAYDLVVGQARSDAELTTDASLKAAEAGLAAQQKQLEYTKVYSPIDGVIEQKNVTEHQVSGAGSPVYYTVSNKTLMVVKFSVSETAVQNIEPGDKVVMEKSGQTFDGTVTEVATMADPASGLFVVKAAVDADDIPLHTGSTVKISAQTEKSPDAILVPLDSVYYDEGEAYVYTYVDGVAKRTPVTTGISNKEVIEITSGLTSDDQVITTWHPKLLDGAAVVLDGQADAAPAESSQAADAQSAPEESSGEPASSGQPDAQ; via the coding sequence GTGAGCAAGCGTAAAAAGATCGTTGTTTCCATCTGTTGTGTGGCAGCCGCCGGTGTTGTGGGGCTTGGCGCCTACCGCATCGTCAGCCGGGGGGAAACCGCGCCGGTTTCGGCACAACCCTCCCAGGTGATCGTCCAAGCACAACTCCCACAGTCCGGGGAAATTTCCCATTCCACCGAATTTATCGGTACGGTCGAGCCGGACGAAGTGGTAACTGTCACGCCAAAGGTTTCCGGCACCGTTTTAAAAACCTACTTTGAGGTCGGCGACACGGTGAAAAAAGGCGACCTGCTCTATGAGCTTGACCCGGTCGATATCCAGCTTTCCCTCACCGCGGCCGAGGCGCAGCTCGAAGCCAACCGGATCTCCGCGGAAGTCGGGCTGGGCAGCGGCTACGACGCCCAGATCATCCAGGCCAAATCGAGTCTCGACGCGGCGCAGAAGGCCTACAATACCGCGCGCGCCAATCTCAAGGACTGGGACGACGCGAATGACGATTCGCTGCGCATGCTGGAAAAAGAGATCACCAAGCTCGAAACCGCGATTAATAGCGAAACTGATCCGGCCAAATTGGAGGAGCTTGAAAAACAGCTTTCTCTCGCCAAGGCCAACTACAATGAGCGCGACGACGATGACGACCCGAACCACCGGGCGCTGCGCACCGCCTTTACCAACGCGCAGATCAGCTACAACGCCGCGAAGGATGCCTATGACCTTGTGGTTGGGCAGGCGCGCTCCGACGCGGAGCTGACCACCGACGCGTCTCTGAAGGCCGCCGAAGCCGGCCTTGCCGCCCAGCAGAAACAGTTGGAATACACCAAGGTCTATTCCCCGATCGACGGCGTGATCGAACAGAAAAACGTCACCGAGCACCAGGTTTCCGGCGCGGGTTCCCCGGTCTACTATACCGTTTCAAACAAAACCCTGATGGTGGTCAAGTTCAGCGTTTCCGAAACCGCCGTCCAGAATATTGAACCGGGCGACAAGGTCGTTATGGAAAAGAGCGGCCAGACCTTTGACGGCACCGTGACCGAGGTCGCCACAATGGCTGATCCGGCCAGCGGCCTGTTTGTGGTCAAGGCGGCTGTCGATGCCGATGACATCCCATTACATACCGGCTCCACCGTCAAGATCAGCGCCCAAACTGAAAAATCCCCGGATGCGATCCTCGTTCCGCTCGACAGCGTCTATTATGACGAAGGCGAGGCATATGTCTATACCTACGTGGACGGCGTTGCAAAACGCACCCCCGTCACCACCGGTATTTCCAACAAAGAAGTGATCGAGATCACTTCCGGACTGACCAGCGACGACCAGGTGATTACCACCTGGCATCCGAAGCTGCTCGACGGCGCGGCGGTCGTGCTGGATGGGCAGGCAGATGCCGCGCCGGCTGAATCCTCTCAGGCCGCGGATGCGCAAAGCGCCCCCGAAGAGTCATCCGGCGAACCGGCTTCCTCCGGACAGCCGGATGCGCAGTAA
- a CDS encoding response regulator transcription factor: MATILVVDDNAKIRKLIGIYLRREGFNIVLAADGGEVLQVLANQPVDLIISDIMMPGMDGYDLVKTLRGNGVDTPILMATAKTEFADKKKGFEIGADDYMTKPIDMEELVLRVRALLRRSRIYSENQIVIGSVVLDHASLEVRLREETVVLPQKEFYLLYKLFSYPNRIFTRQELMDEIWGFDTETNPRTVDVHIKRLRERFEHVKELEIVTIRGLGYKGVQHAGGTA; encoded by the coding sequence ATGGCGACAATCCTGGTTGTGGATGACAACGCCAAAATCCGCAAACTGATCGGCATTTATCTGCGCCGGGAGGGTTTTAACATCGTGCTGGCGGCGGATGGGGGCGAGGTGTTGCAGGTGCTTGCGAACCAGCCGGTCGACCTGATCATCTCGGACATCATGATGCCTGGGATGGACGGCTACGACCTTGTTAAAACGCTGCGCGGGAATGGGGTCGACACGCCGATTCTGATGGCTACAGCCAAAACGGAATTTGCGGACAAGAAAAAGGGTTTTGAAATTGGCGCGGATGATTACATGACCAAACCGATCGATATGGAGGAACTGGTGCTGCGGGTGCGGGCGCTTCTGCGCCGCAGCCGGATCTACAGCGAAAACCAGATCGTTATCGGTTCGGTGGTGCTTGACCACGCCTCACTGGAAGTGCGCCTGCGGGAGGAAACGGTGGTGCTGCCGCAAAAGGAATTCTACCTGCTTTACAAGCTCTTTTCCTATCCGAACAGGATCTTTACCCGGCAGGAGCTGATGGACGAGATTTGGGGCTTTGATACCGAAACGAACCCGCGCACGGTGGACGTGCATATCAAACGGCTGCGGGAACGGTTCGAACATGTGAAGGAATTGGAGATCGTGACCATCCGCGGACTCGGCTATAAGGGCGTTCAGCATGCCGGAGGAACGGCATGA
- a CDS encoding HAMP domain-containing sensor histidine kinase, translating to MRRGVYQKVAAVVVFIIIVTMVVPYMVFSHTSRKKFNTIVQEQIVSGMLGTIDYLESHGRPLSDVGDLYMTGVVSMTAVDRLDGIELTGEQRAKLDSEERTVVFAQLDSFPRQFVAIARSGSSYVLCRFNLSDIFQQMRSAGFLSLLVSVLLGTGGMLFASHRMTRSLRELDAATRKVAAGDFSQRVPLRRTNGEFSTLIESFNTMTEELGSVEMLRSNFISDISHEFKTPLTAIEGYAKLLEDEEDDTERREYVQIITEETGRLSTLADNILMLNRIEKGNIPARKAPVRIDEQIRRALALCESKWEAKRLNLELELDEITLDVYDVLLMQLWTNLVDNAVKFSPPDGEIMISLHRTGERVTFAITDQGPGIPPGQQDHIFEKFYKADRSRGGDGNGLGLSIVRRVAQLHGGEVRVQSAPGEGSTFLVLL from the coding sequence ATGAGGCGCGGCGTTTATCAAAAGGTGGCTGCGGTAGTGGTGTTCATCATCATCGTTACGATGGTGGTGCCATATATGGTCTTTTCACACACCAGCCGCAAAAAGTTTAACACGATCGTACAGGAACAGATTGTCAGCGGAATGCTTGGCACGATCGATTATCTGGAATCCCATGGCCGCCCGCTTTCCGATGTGGGCGACCTGTATATGACCGGAGTCGTTTCTATGACGGCGGTCGACCGGCTGGACGGTATCGAACTCACTGGGGAGCAGCGCGCGAAGCTGGATTCAGAGGAGCGGACGGTGGTCTTTGCACAGCTTGACAGCTTCCCCAGACAGTTCGTTGCAATTGCCCGGAGCGGCTCGAGCTATGTGCTCTGCCGGTTCAACCTTTCCGATATCTTCCAGCAGATGCGCAGCGCGGGCTTTTTGTCCCTGCTGGTTTCGGTACTGCTCGGCACCGGCGGGATGCTGTTTGCCAGCCACAGGATGACCCGTTCGCTGCGGGAACTGGACGCGGCCACCCGCAAGGTTGCGGCCGGCGACTTCAGCCAGCGCGTCCCGCTGCGCAGGACGAACGGCGAGTTTTCCACGCTGATTGAAAGCTTCAACACAATGACCGAGGAGCTGGGCAGCGTGGAGATGCTGCGCAGCAACTTCATTTCGGACATTTCCCACGAATTCAAAACGCCGCTCACCGCCATCGAGGGCTATGCAAAACTGCTTGAGGACGAAGAGGACGACACGGAGCGGCGGGAATACGTCCAGATTATCACCGAGGAGACCGGCAGGCTTTCCACTCTGGCGGACAATATCCTCATGCTCAACCGGATCGAAAAGGGCAACATACCGGCGCGCAAAGCGCCGGTGCGCATTGACGAGCAGATCCGCCGCGCGTTGGCGCTGTGTGAATCGAAATGGGAGGCCAAGCGGCTTAATCTTGAACTTGAGCTTGACGAGATCACCCTGGATGTGTACGATGTGCTGCTGATGCAGCTGTGGACCAATCTGGTTGACAATGCCGTGAAATTTTCGCCGCCGGATGGGGAGATTATGATTTCACTGCACCGCACCGGCGAACGGGTGACCTTTGCCATCACCGACCAGGGACCGGGTATCCCGCCCGGACAGCAGGACCACATTTTTGAAAAGTTCTACAAGGCCGACCGTTCGCGCGGCGGTGATGGCAACGGCCTCGGGCTTTCGATCGTGCGGCGGGTGGCTCAGCTGCACGGCGGCGAAGTGCGGGTGCAAAGCGCACCTGGAGAAGGCAGCACTTTCCTGGTCCTCCTCTGA
- a CDS encoding ImmA/IrrE family metallo-endopeptidase codes for MSEYCAKELLYHKIAALRERLGLGEDQIPDDLPDACRKIPNLALEVVCFNTPGLRGIACIGDADSKDVILLNRSESPKEQSFSCGHELIHITLHRSAKRKTWSCFDKVRENQNRFLEWQANEGSAELHLPYRLLLPAIREYRGTLDSWRGISAMKKELAERFCVSEVVLQFRIESLKYEIEQYLHDLPLDEVRILSASGQERLGIRIRSLNAAEEEGRRRDCEALLHEPPPAPDALPLSDRDLRLLSDLEERWLYDV; via the coding sequence ATGAGCGAATACTGCGCCAAAGAGCTGTTATATCATAAAATAGCGGCGCTGCGGGAACGGCTCGGTCTCGGGGAGGACCAAATCCCGGACGACCTGCCGGACGCCTGCCGCAAAATCCCAAATCTGGCGCTTGAGGTGGTCTGTTTCAATACCCCCGGCCTGCGTGGGATCGCCTGCATCGGGGACGCGGATTCTAAGGATGTCATCCTTTTGAATCGCTCCGAATCCCCCAAGGAACAGAGTTTTTCCTGCGGGCACGAATTGATCCACATCACCCTTCACCGGAGCGCGAAGCGCAAGACCTGGAGCTGTTTTGACAAGGTCCGGGAAAACCAGAACCGTTTTCTGGAATGGCAGGCCAACGAAGGTTCCGCCGAGCTGCATCTGCCTTACCGGCTTCTGCTTCCCGCCATACGGGAATACCGCGGTACGCTGGACAGCTGGCGTGGTATTTCCGCAATGAAGAAGGAGCTTGCCGAACGATTTTGCGTGAGCGAAGTTGTCCTGCAGTTCCGGATCGAAAGCCTCAAATACGAGATCGAACAGTATCTGCACGACCTGCCGCTCGATGAAGTGCGCATCCTCTCCGCAAGCGGACAGGAACGGCTCGGCATCCGTATCCGTTCGCTCAACGCGGCCGAAGAGGAAGGCCGCCGCCGCGACTGCGAGGCGCTGCTGCATGAACCGCCGCCGGCGCCCGATGCCCTGCCGCTCAGCGACCGGGATCTCAGACTCCTTTCCGATTTGGAGGAGCGCTGGCTTTACGATGTGTGA
- a CDS encoding helix-turn-helix domain-containing protein codes for MFYDRYVALCSQRGIKPSAAAEQMKISKTTVTNWKKNPAAIPSGDVLQKVASYFGVTVDSLLGRDEPAADSRLEGVYFNFAKDAQDNGIDPEDIRLAIETIKRLRGK; via the coding sequence GTGTTTTACGACAGATACGTCGCGCTCTGCAGCCAACGGGGGATCAAACCCTCCGCTGCCGCCGAGCAGATGAAAATCAGCAAGACGACCGTCACCAACTGGAAGAAAAATCCGGCGGCCATTCCCAGCGGGGATGTCCTGCAAAAGGTCGCCTCCTATTTTGGGGTTACGGTCGATTCCCTGCTCGGGCGGGATGAGCCGGCCGCGGACAGCCGGCTGGAAGGCGTTTACTTTAACTTTGCAAAGGACGCACAGGACAACGGCATTGACCCGGAGGATATCCGGCTTGCCATCGAGACAATCAAACGACTGCGTGGAAAATGA
- the kduI gene encoding 5-dehydro-4-deoxy-D-glucuronate isomerase, translated as MDIRYSANQKDFKRYDTEEIRREFLIERLFVPDDVTAVYSHVDRIVTMGAMPVKGTLRLDQNLDCRANFGVDYFLERRELGIINIGGVGIVITDGTEYVLNRLEGLYVSMRTKEVSFRAADPADPPKFYCCSTPAHKPCPTTAIPFDKAIHRDLGALETSNARTINQYVHPDVLETCQLSMGCTILKPGSVWNTMPAHTHERRMEVYLYFDIPEDNVVFHLMGEPGETRHVVMCNEQAIISPSWSIHAGCGTCNYAFIWAMAGENKEFDDMDVLAPNALR; from the coding sequence GTGGATATCCGCTATTCTGCAAACCAGAAAGATTTTAAACGTTATGATACGGAGGAAATTCGCAGGGAATTCCTGATTGAAAGGCTCTTTGTCCCGGACGACGTGACGGCGGTCTATTCGCATGTCGACCGGATCGTGACGATGGGCGCTATGCCAGTCAAAGGGACGCTTCGGCTTGATCAGAACCTTGACTGTCGGGCGAACTTCGGGGTGGACTATTTCCTTGAACGGCGGGAATTGGGGATCATCAACATCGGCGGCGTGGGAATTGTGATCACGGATGGGACGGAATACGTCCTGAATCGGCTGGAGGGACTCTATGTCTCAATGCGGACGAAGGAGGTCTCCTTCCGCGCGGCCGATCCGGCCGACCCACCGAAGTTTTATTGCTGTTCCACCCCCGCGCACAAGCCCTGCCCGACCACGGCGATCCCGTTCGACAAGGCGATCCACCGCGACCTCGGCGCACTGGAGACCTCAAACGCCCGCACGATCAATCAGTATGTGCATCCGGACGTGCTCGAGACCTGCCAGCTGTCGATGGGCTGCACCATCCTCAAACCGGGCAGCGTCTGGAACACGATGCCCGCCCACACCCACGAACGCCGGATGGAGGTTTACCTGTACTTTGATATCCCGGAGGACAATGTGGTCTTTCATCTGATGGGCGAACCGGGTGAAACCCGCCATGTCGTGATGTGCAACGAACAGGCGATCATCAGCCCTTCCTGGTCGATCCACGCGGGCTGCGGCACCTGCAACTACGCGTTCATCTGGGCGATGGCGGGCGAAAATAAGGAATTTGACGACATGGACGTGCTGGCGCCGAACGCGCTGCGCTGA
- a CDS encoding gluconate 5-dehydrogenase: MNRNSFRLDGKVALVTGGATGIGFAIAQAFSEAGARVALNGHNAAHMEESLGKLHARGIDAKGYLCDVTDEAAVREMVTRIGTDLGPVDILVNNAGMIRRVPMCEMDASEFRKVVDLDLNAPFIVSKAVIPGMIKKGHGKIINICSMMSELGRETVSAYAAAKGGLKMLTRNICAEYGNRNIQCNGLGPGYIATTQTAPLRERQPDGSRHPFDAFIIAKTPAERWGTVDDLTGPAVFLASEASNFVNGQILYVDGGILAYIGRQP, translated from the coding sequence ATGAACAGGAACAGTTTCCGGTTGGATGGAAAAGTCGCGCTGGTCACTGGCGGCGCGACCGGAATCGGCTTTGCGATTGCGCAGGCGTTTTCCGAAGCGGGCGCGCGGGTCGCACTCAATGGGCACAACGCGGCGCACATGGAAGAATCGCTCGGTAAGCTGCATGCGCGCGGGATTGACGCGAAGGGCTATCTCTGTGATGTGACCGATGAAGCGGCAGTGCGGGAGATGGTCACGCGGATCGGGACGGATCTCGGGCCGGTCGATATCCTCGTGAACAACGCCGGGATGATCCGGCGGGTGCCAATGTGCGAAATGGACGCGTCGGAATTCCGCAAGGTGGTCGACCTCGACCTGAACGCGCCGTTTATCGTCTCGAAGGCGGTGATCCCCGGCATGATCAAAAAGGGGCACGGAAAAATCATCAACATCTGCTCGATGATGAGCGAGCTTGGACGCGAAACGGTTTCGGCCTATGCGGCGGCGAAGGGCGGCCTTAAAATGCTGACCCGCAACATCTGCGCGGAATACGGGAACCGGAACATCCAGTGCAACGGCCTGGGCCCCGGATATATTGCAACCACCCAGACCGCGCCGCTGCGCGAGCGGCAGCCGGACGGCAGCCGCCATCCGTTCGACGCGTTCATCATTGCGAAGACGCCGGCCGAACGCTGGGGCACGGTGGATGACCTGACCGGGCCGGCGGTGTTCCTCGCGTCGGAGGCTTCAAATTTTGTCAATGGGCAGATCCTTTATGTGGACGGCGGAATCCTTGCCTATATTGGCAGGCAGCCATAA
- a CDS encoding BlaI/MecI/CopY family transcriptional regulator — protein MSETLKKLPDAELEVMMIIWKAGKPVSSSYIQEQLKGRQTWVLPTTLGFLSRLCERGFLSCKKQGRSNLYTALVREEEYLQKESKSFLERLCGNSLKTFVSSLYNGRAITEEDLAELRSFIDDATKEDPKW, from the coding sequence ATGAGTGAAACATTAAAAAAACTCCCGGACGCGGAGCTGGAGGTTATGATGATCATTTGGAAAGCGGGAAAGCCGGTTTCCTCGTCCTATATTCAGGAGCAGCTCAAAGGAAGACAGACTTGGGTGCTGCCCACAACGCTGGGCTTTCTCTCCCGGCTGTGCGAGCGGGGATTTCTTTCCTGCAAAAAGCAGGGCCGCAGCAACCTCTATACCGCTCTGGTGCGGGAGGAGGAGTACTTGCAGAAAGAGAGCAAATCTTTCCTGGAACGGCTGTGCGGCAACTCGCTCAAAACGTTTGTATCGTCCCTCTATAACGGCCGGGCAATCACCGAAGAAGATCTGGCTGAGCTGCGCAGCTTTATCGACGACGCCACGAAGGAGGACCCCAAATGGTGA